Proteins co-encoded in one Seriola aureovittata isolate HTS-2021-v1 ecotype China chromosome 1, ASM2101889v1, whole genome shotgun sequence genomic window:
- the rbm26 gene encoding RNA-binding protein 26 isoform X1 — MIIENLDALKTWLSETLEPICDADPSALAKYVVALVKKDKSEKELKALCIDQLDVFLQKETQPFVDKLFEAVNNKSYLPQPEQPSSLGKVEKDEQKKDETNREEEREKKFSRRVNHSPPQSSSRYSRDSRRGDDRKRDDRSRKRDYDRNPPRRDSYRDRYNRRRGRSRSYSRSRSRSWSKDRIRDRDRERDRDRDRDRDRDRDRDRSRSRSHSRTRSRSRSRERDPGKLKYDHDRVDRSESGDGYSAAALVSTATTSHFPVPTLSSTITVIAPTHHHSNNTTESWSDFRPEHPVDRGPFIRGPPPQQRKRCRDYDEKGFCMRGDMCPFDHGSDPVVVEDVNLPSMLPFQPPPIPGVDAPPPPGLPPPPPLMNPPPVNLRPPVPPPGALPPSLPPVAGPPPPLPPLQPSGMDAPPNSITSSVPTIVTSGMRSSLPQASAPLFTSGICYNYESDVYNPEAPSITNTSRPIYRHRVNAQRPNLIGLTMGEVDQPQREKIPNNSMRIVMESDSRKRPAVSHDGGLPSKKPWFDKPNFNKPNHQGYHKRAPFFPNTKLLVRQIPPELNNISKLNEHFSKFGTIVNLQVAFQNDLEGALIQFASPDEAKRAMQSTEAVLNNRFIRVHWFRDDGSDGQGQSHSHSQQQPQPQPAMQPSTTSLKQSVKDRLGPMLPANSEPSQDSSLVSQNPSKVSVKDRLGFSSKPAAPVEKVFSTSVGLTKTVYNPAALKAAQKTSEEALKKKQEALKLQQDVRKKKQEILEKHIETQKLLISKLEKNKAMKAEDKAKIMETLGMLTKSITKLQEEIKGISSSNNLLRTGKSKAQAQKELLDAELDLYKKTQAGEDTALLKIKYTQLQIEAAKRGLLSSGRGRGVPARGRGALRARGRGSRGRGRGVPLHAVVDHRPRALEISGFTETDRVDLLPHFAQFGEIEDCQIDESNLSAVITYKTRAEAEQAALHGVRFNNQTLRLAWHKPVTTLSTVDADEAEPEEDEYPEESLSDDALLQDDDEEEDDNEPRSWRR; from the exons ATGATCATTGAAAACCTTGATGCCTTGAAAACATGGCTGTCTGAAACCCTTGAGCCCAT CTGTGATGCAGACCCTTCTGCCCTCGCAAAGTATGTTGTTGCTTTGGTGAAGAAGGATAAAAGTGAAAAGGAACTCAAAGCCCTGTGTATAGACCAGTTGGATGTATTTCTTCAGAAAG AAACCCAGCCATTTGTGGATAAGCTGTTTGAAGCTGTTAACAACAAAAGCTACCTCCCACAGCCTGAGCAACCATCCTCTCTGGGCAAAGTAGAGAAAGATGAGCAGAAGAAAGATGAG acAAATCGGGAGGAAGAACGAGAGAAGAAGTTTTCTCGACGAGTGAATCACAGCCCTCCACAATCAAGCTCTCGTTACAGTCGAGATAGCAG GAGAGGAGATGACCGGAAGAGAGATGATCGTTCCAGGAAGAGAGATTATGACCGCAACCCGCCAAGGAGAGACTCGTACCGCGATCGCTACAATCGCAGGAGAGGCCGCAGTCGCAGTTACAGTCGTAGTCGCAGCAGGAGTTGGAGCAAAGATCGCATCCGAGACCgcgacagagagagggacagggatagagacagagacagggacagagataGGGATCGAGATCGCAGCAGGAGCCGCTCCCACAGCAGAACTCGGTCCAGAAGCAGGAGTAGAG AACGAGATCCTGGAAAATTGAAGTACGATCACGATCGAGTGGACAGGTCAGAGAGTGGTGACGGCTACTCCGCAGCAGCTCTGGTCTCCACTGCAACCACTTCGCACTTCCCAGTGCCAACACTGAGCAGCACCATTACAGTCATCGCCCCCACACATCATCATAGCAACAACACCACTGAGAGTTGGTCAGACTTCCGTCCTGAGCACCCTGTGGATCGTGGCCCTTTTATTAGGGGACCACCCCCCCAGCAGAGGAAGCGATGCCGTGACTACGATG AAAAGGGCTTCTGCATGCGAGGCGATATGTGTCCTTTTGACCATGGAAGTGACCCAGTTGTAGTGGAAGATGTCAATTTGCCCAGTATGTTGCCCTTCCAACCTCCGCCAATCCCAGGTGTGGACGCACCGCCACCACCAGGGCTCCCACCGCCACCACCTCTCATGAACCCCCCACCTGTGAACCTGCGGCCCCCTGTGCCCCCACCAGGCGCCCTCCCACCCAGCCTTCCACCTGTTGCAG GTCCCCCTCCTCCGCTTCCTCCACTACAACCATCGGGCATGGATGCACCTCCCAATTCCATTACCAGCTCTGTTCCCACTATCGTCACCTCTGGGATGCGCTCCTCACTACCCCAGGCCTCAGCGCCACTTTTCACCTCCGGTATTTGCT ACAACTATGAGTCAGATGTGTACAATCCTGAGGCTCCCAGCATCACTAATACCTCCAGGCCTATCTACCGCCACCGCGTCAATGCCCAGAGACCCAACCTGATTGGACTCACAATGGGGGAGGTGGACCAGCCACAGAGAG AAAAGATTCCTAACAACAGTATGCGGATCGTTATGGAATCTGATTCAAGGAAGAGACCAGCTGTCTCCCATGATGGAGGCCTCCCCTCCAAGAAACCTTGGTTTGACAA ACCCAACTTTAACAAACCCAACCACCAGGGCTACCACAAAAGAGCCCCATTCTTTCCTAACACCAAGCTGCTGGTTCGGCAAATTCCACCTGAGCTCAACAACATCAGCAAACTCAATGAACATTTCAGCAAGTTTGGCACCATCGTCAACCTGCAG GTGGCCTTCCAAAATGACCTAGAAGGGGCATTGATCCAGTTTGCCTCTCCAGACGAGGCCAAGCGGGCTATGCAAAGCACAGAGGCTGTTCTCAACAACCGCTTCATCAGAGTGCACTGGTTCCGTGATGATGGGAGCGATGGACAGGGCCAGTcccactcacactcacagcagcAACCGCAGCCACAGCCAGCCATg CAGCCCTCAACCACGTCTCTGAAGCAGTCTGTCAAAGATCGCCTTGGACCAATGCTCCCTGCAAACTCTGAGCCCTCCCAAGACTCCAGCTTAGTCTCTCAG AATCCTTCTAAAGTGTCAGTGAAAGACCGTTTGGGATTTTCTTCCAAACCTGCAGCTCCTGTCGAAAAA gtgttttcaaCATCTGTGGGCCTCACAAAGACTGTATACAATCCTGCTGCCCTGAAGGCAGCCCAAAAAACCTCAGAGGAagcactgaagaagaaacag GAAGCCCTAAAACTACAGCAGGATGTCcggaagaagaagcaggaaatATTGGAGAAACACATTGAGACACAGAAG CTTCTGATATCCAAACTTGAGAAGAACAAAGCAATGAAAGCAGAGGATAAAGCCAAGATCATGGAAACTTTGGGAATGTTAACCAAGAGCATCACCAAGCTTCAAGAAGAGATAAAGGGAATCTCAAGCAGCAACAACTTGCTACGCACCGGCAAGAGCAAGGCTCAG GCACAAAAGGAACTGCTGGATGCAGAACTGGACCTTTACAAGAAGACCCAGGCCGGAGAGGACACTGCTTTGTTGAAGATTAAGTACACCCAGCTGCAAATTGAG GCAGCTAAAAGGGGACTTCTGTCTTCAGGACGAGGCCGGGGGGTTCCGGCTCGGGGTCGTGGTGCGCTCAGGGCCCGGGGAAGGGGCTCCAGAGGACGGGGAAGAGGTGTGCCACTGCATGCAGTCGTGGACCATCGACCACGAGCCTTGGAGATTTCTGGGTTCACTGAGACGGACAGAGTAGACTTGCTACCACACTTTGCT CAATTTGGAGAGATTGAAGACTGCCAGATTGATGAGAGCAACCTGTCTGCAGTCATCACTTATAAGACAAGAGCGGAGGCTGAACAG GCAGCTCTCCATGGAGTGAGATTCAACAATCAGACTTTACGCCTGGCGTGGCATAAGCCTGTCACAACTCTCAGTACTGTGGATGCTGATGAGGCAGAACCAGAAGAGGATGAG TACCCGGAAGAGTCCCTGAGTGACGATGCACTGctgcaggatgatgatgaggaagaggatgacaACGAGCCTCGCTCCTGGCGCAGATGA